AAACACAACTGGGAGTGCACCACCATCGAGTGCCAACAGAATCTTTCCATTTTCACGAATAACACCAACAGTCCCACATTCAAACTTACAAGCAGAGCATACCTCTGTGGGGCACCATTGGATGTTATAGATACCGCTAGTTTGTGTTGACACAATCCTAAAGAAGTTACCGTATGCTCCAGCTGTACTGTCATCCCTTCCGGTTATAATAAGCCTCCTTCCGCTTGTAGCATCTTTCTCACCCACTCTCCATTCGGTGGACTGCGCGCAACTTGAGGAAGCTGCAAATATTACTCTCAAGTCTCTGTCAAGAAGCACGTCGTCCTCATCATGACGGGGGACAAAGGGTGTGAATACCACCGGCAAACCGTTTGCCAAGTCAGTGTTGACAAGACCAACTTGCAGAGGGCACGGCGCATTTCCTGTGATCAATATAGGACCTCCTCCGTTGCCTGTGATAGCAGGCCTGATGAAGTATTCCTCATCGTCCTCAACTGCGTCGCCACTTGTGTCTATCACAATTTGGGCTATTGATGTTGTTGCCATCAAAAGCCACACATGAGCAAGGATGAATACAGTGAGGAATCTAGTTGACATTATGGATTAATCTTACTGGCTCACAAGACGACTTAGACTTTTGGTGTTGTTGCTGTTGATTGCTAGGCAAAGTATTTATAGGATTAATCATGATACCATGCAGCGAATAGAATGATTCACGAGTAAACAAAAGTAGAATTAAATAATTTACATCAATTTTCATATTGTAAACTTGCTCTGTAACTCCTACCGaacaaattaaataatcaatgttAGCGGGAATTGTTGAATAAAAGTAAGCATTATATGTTGCTTTGTTTTGATCGCAcgattttgatagggtggaaatGGTGAATTTATTCCTAGTTTGAATCGTCCAGTTCATGAAGTATATGTAGTTACGTACACAAACCAAATtctacaagaacactttcattgttttccttctgtccctaaattaattaatgattaaACAAAATGTTACATTTCGTGCATAGCTTTCTTAAAAGTATGATATATTAATTTATGCAGGCATATACAGTTTCAATGACAAAATTGTAATTTGTTTGGATTGTAAAAGAgtgaaaatttataataaaattgtaAATCTGGCTATGCTAATAAAATATCTATTTGTATTACACCAGTGCGTATCCGGTATAAAAAATGGTTAAATATACAAAGCgtggaatttatttaattttttgtttaatttttctattaataGTTTTTTAggttttcataaataatttttattaatatttttaatgaattgtttttttaatttttaaattttaaaactatAACGTTTGTGCCATAGCCCTTTATGTATAAGAGGCGGCCCAGTTACTGACGTTGTTTTTAATTCATAAGTTCAATGCATCACTTCTTATATAAACACTAATGTTTATTTAATGAAAATCGATGTGAGACTCAAAACCAATATATGATGTATGTTGTTCAAACTTTCCATGATTCAACAACAAACAACTATGCTCTGAGTTTCTCTGCAACAAGCAAACAAGGTTGTTTTGAATAGCAGACTAATTTAACGCAAGTAAACAATCGTCCCACACATTCCTATCACCAACATCTCTCATTACCTCCCACCAACAGCTATTGTGGTGCTGCAATAATATCCTTTGTTGGTGAATATTTGTTGCACATGTTATTCATAGACTCAGATTATTCAAGCAGCCATTCAAGCATAGTTGGACAAGAATTTCAatatgaaatgtaaaagaaagtCCCACATCGAAATTTCAATGACAAATAAAAGTGTTAAAAGTCTTTTAAACAATAAATTTCAAATGCTCAGATATTGGACTACTGTGTTAGGCTGCTTGGTCCAATGTTGACAGGGTATGCAGATCCTTCGAATTTATCCATGACTGACGATGTTCTTCCTCGCTGTCGTGAGATACTTGACATGTCGCAGGTAGGCATTGCCGACGGTTCATTTTTGTATCATCAACGACGTAGAGGCGGGGCCAGAGGTAGAGGAGAGGAGGAGGATGTTGTCCGACACACACAATAATGATGCCTATGATTTTATTGATGTGTGTATTTTGATTACATTTATGTACTTTATTTTGATTGTGCATATGACACTATTTGGATGATTTATACAATGTATTATTTTGGCATACTatatttcattttctttaaattacactactttgatgtactataatttgatgttccatttttttttaataaaagttgagttttggagtgaaatgtaGTTGATTTTAAATATAACAGAATATTCTGTTGGTACATCTATGGAACATTCTGTTCTTAAAATATTTcttagatacatctacggaagatttACTGAACTCATTGAATTTTCCCAATGTTCACTATGTTTTTAACGCTTCCgaagatgtatctacggaaaaaaaaccaaattttgttaaaaaaatagtacTTCTAGATGTGTATCTACGAAATCAGAAAACATAATTGAAATTTTGCAAGCCAAATGACTAAGAAATTCAAGGGGTGGATTGAGATATTCTCATTGTTTATGTCGTTACATACCATTTCTATTCTATAAGCACAATCTATTTTAAGCCTTTCGCCAAGTAGAGATTTCAACGGGGCATGGAATGCTCTCCATCACCTAATTTATTCCCCATTCCCAATTTCCGTCACGGGGGGATATTTACCCCCATCTCCATCCCCGCAGATCCCCATAGAGATCCACAGAAatcgaatctt
The Vicia villosa cultivar HV-30 ecotype Madison, WI linkage group LG6, Vvil1.0, whole genome shotgun sequence genome window above contains:
- the LOC131611741 gene encoding kunitz type trypsin inhibitor 104-like is translated as MSTRFLTVFILAHVWLLMATTSIAQIVIDTSGDAVEDDEEYFIRPAITGNGGGPILITGNAPCPLQVGLVNTDLANGLPVVFTPFVPRHDEDDVLLDRDLRVIFAASSSCAQSTEWRVGEKDATSGRRLIITGRDDSTAGAYGNFFRIVSTQTSGIYNIQWCPTEVCSACKFECGTVGVIRENGKILLALDGGALPVVFQKE